Part of the Bacteroidales bacterium genome, AAAAGCCTTAGAAGAAGCTAATGGAGACTTTGAACGTGCAGTAGAAATTATCCGAGAAAAAGGTAAACTTGTTGCTGCAAAACGTGCCGACAGAGACGCAACCGAAGGTGTTGTTTTGGCAAAAGTTACAGATAATAAAAA contains:
- a CDS encoding elongation factor Ts, with protein sequence MAITAADVAKLRKMTAAGMMDCKKALEEANGDFERAVEIIREKGKLVAAKRADRDATEGVVLAKVTDNK